A portion of the Microlunatus phosphovorus NM-1 genome contains these proteins:
- a CDS encoding mycothiol transferase codes for MDYTDLPLADCQQGSEGELLLFALDRVHKQFAWKTGGLDAEQLGRRHPPSTMTLAGLIKHLALVELTWTARALGESPGPPADEVDRSADPEWEWRTAVTDGPEVLYDLWYRTAARTRQIWGQIVADDRLDATVPWGSDDYVVNLRRVLVDILEENLLHTGHASMLREAVDGLIGNDPP; via the coding sequence ATGGACTACACCGATCTCCCTCTCGCGGACTGCCAGCAAGGAAGCGAGGGTGAGTTGCTGCTGTTCGCACTGGACCGGGTCCATAAACAGTTCGCCTGGAAGACGGGCGGACTGGATGCGGAGCAGCTTGGCCGTCGACATCCGCCGTCCACCATGACACTCGCCGGGCTGATCAAACACCTGGCATTGGTCGAGCTGACCTGGACTGCCCGCGCCCTTGGCGAAAGCCCCGGGCCACCAGCGGACGAAGTGGACAGGTCTGCCGACCCGGAGTGGGAGTGGCGTACCGCCGTGACTGATGGACCGGAGGTGCTCTATGACCTTTGGTATCGAACGGCGGCTCGCACCCGGCAAATCTGGGGACAGATCGTGGCCGACGATCGTCTCGACGCCACGGTCCCGTGGGGCAGCGACGACTACGTGGTCAACCTACGCCGAGTGCTCGTGGACATTCTCGAGGAGAATCTGCTGCACACCGGGCATGCGTCGATGCTTCGCGAGGCCGTCGACGGACTGATCGGCAACGACCCACCGTAG
- a CDS encoding DUF3574 domain-containing protein, translating to MPTSTPQPRTRAGHRAAIGMATAALVATGLAGTAVIAAADDSSRVRPEPTMTALAPAGTAVPTIAPTSAPPIGERFARTELFFGTEKPGPDVTDRQFKAFVDRVVTPRFPDGLTQYDASGQFRDSSGRIVKEQSKVIVLLYPIADAGPSTVMIEEIRDIYEKAFDQESVLRADSVELVDF from the coding sequence ATGCCCACCAGTACCCCTCAACCACGCACCCGCGCCGGCCATCGCGCGGCCATCGGCATGGCCACCGCGGCCCTTGTCGCCACTGGTCTGGCCGGGACGGCCGTCATCGCGGCCGCCGACGACTCGTCACGTGTGCGACCCGAGCCGACCATGACGGCTCTCGCTCCGGCCGGTACCGCTGTCCCGACCATCGCCCCGACCAGCGCACCGCCGATCGGCGAGCGCTTTGCTCGTACGGAACTCTTCTTCGGTACTGAGAAGCCAGGCCCCGATGTCACAGACCGACAGTTCAAGGCATTCGTCGACCGAGTGGTGACGCCGCGGTTCCCCGACGGTCTCACCCAGTACGACGCCTCCGGGCAGTTCCGCGACTCCAGTGGCCGGATCGTCAAGGAGCAGTCCAAGGTGATCGTTCTGCTCTACCCGATCGCCGACGCCGGGCCGAGCACGGTCATGATCGAGGAGATCCGCGACATCTACGAGAAAGCCTTCGATCAGGAGTCGGTGCTGCGGGCCGACAGCGTGGAGCTGGTCGACTTCTGA
- a CDS encoding phosphotransferase enzyme family protein codes for MSGTGGRRREVVTSDRVRIDGGLVRRPAYPWTATVHDLLRHLHAAGFVVPEPVALDTTAPASDGAAIGVETVRFVPGVSGADAWRLQATDEGLRSAARLLRQVHEATWSWTPPADAVWAFPPAADPSGTVCHGDPGPWNMVWRDGQAVGLIDWDLARPAPALDDIAYALDYLAPFRGDEDSVRWHGFDTPPDRRMRIRVFLDAYGIDPPAIVDTILARRRATADELRSLAARGVEPQRTWVAEGFLETSERHLAWSVEHRALMEPVPDKSPNGC; via the coding sequence ATGTCAGGCACTGGTGGACGCCGGCGGGAGGTCGTGACGAGCGACCGGGTCCGGATCGACGGCGGGCTGGTCCGCCGCCCGGCCTATCCGTGGACCGCAACGGTGCACGACCTGCTCCGGCACCTGCACGCCGCCGGATTCGTCGTCCCCGAGCCCGTCGCCCTGGACACCACGGCACCCGCGTCGGACGGCGCCGCGATCGGTGTCGAGACGGTGCGCTTCGTGCCCGGTGTCTCGGGCGCGGACGCCTGGCGGCTGCAGGCAACAGACGAGGGGCTGCGCTCGGCTGCGCGACTGCTGCGGCAGGTTCATGAGGCCACCTGGTCGTGGACTCCGCCGGCAGACGCGGTTTGGGCGTTCCCGCCGGCCGCAGACCCCTCCGGCACGGTATGCCACGGCGACCCCGGGCCTTGGAACATGGTGTGGCGCGACGGCCAGGCAGTCGGCCTCATCGACTGGGATCTCGCGCGACCTGCTCCCGCCCTTGACGACATCGCGTACGCGCTGGACTACCTTGCGCCGTTTCGCGGTGACGAGGACAGCGTGCGCTGGCACGGTTTCGACACACCGCCCGATCGTCGCATGCGCATCCGGGTCTTCCTCGACGCATACGGGATCGACCCACCCGCAATCGTGGACACGATCCTGGCTCGTCGGCGCGCGACGGCTGACGAGCTGCGCAGCCTGGCCGCGCGGGGTGTGGAGCCGCAGCGCACCTGGGTCGCCGAGGGCTTCCTGGAGACGAGCGAGCGGCATTTGGCCTGGTCGGTGGAGCACCGCGCCTTGATGGAACCCGTGCCGGACAAGTCCCCGAATGGTTGTTAG
- a CDS encoding ABC transporter permease produces MLKRLRRQVRMYRVLLVASMRAQGQYRANLIIELIGAIAYQGAGFAFVWVVVDRFGDIGGWGLAELALLYGLRLGAHGVFTFGFAQLMGRITEVVREGEFDRYLTRPVNPLIQLLTRRFSLTVLGDLVCGIALIVVGATHVDVAWTAPALAYLVLALLGAALVEAAMHLAASALAFRQTTTYALSDAIDQLLSTLGGYPLKIFPVSVQLGLTFVFPLAFIAYFPATMLLGRTDELLLPWLAILAPLVGVLLFAASYGCWRSQIRHYASTGH; encoded by the coding sequence GTGCTCAAGCGACTCCGCCGTCAAGTCCGGATGTATCGGGTTCTGCTCGTCGCGTCGATGCGCGCCCAGGGCCAGTACCGGGCCAACCTGATCATCGAGTTGATCGGGGCGATCGCCTATCAGGGTGCCGGGTTCGCGTTCGTCTGGGTGGTTGTCGACCGCTTCGGCGACATCGGCGGCTGGGGTCTGGCCGAGCTGGCGCTGCTGTACGGGCTCCGGCTGGGTGCCCATGGCGTCTTCACCTTCGGTTTCGCCCAACTGATGGGTCGCATCACCGAGGTCGTCCGCGAAGGCGAGTTCGACCGCTATCTCACTAGGCCGGTGAATCCGCTCATCCAGCTGCTGACCAGGAGATTCAGTCTGACGGTCCTGGGCGACCTGGTCTGCGGCATTGCCCTCATCGTCGTCGGTGCCACTCACGTCGACGTGGCTTGGACTGCTCCGGCGCTGGCCTATCTCGTGCTCGCTCTTCTCGGCGCCGCGCTGGTCGAGGCGGCCATGCATCTTGCGGCTTCGGCGCTCGCTTTCCGGCAGACCACGACGTACGCGCTGTCCGACGCGATCGATCAGCTGCTGTCGACCCTCGGCGGCTATCCGCTCAAGATCTTTCCGGTGTCCGTGCAGCTCGGGCTGACCTTCGTCTTCCCGCTGGCCTTCATCGCCTACTTTCCTGCCACGATGCTGCTCGGACGGACCGATGAGCTGCTGCTGCCGTGGCTCGCGATCCTTGCCCCGCTGGTCGGCGTCCTGCTCTTTGCTGCGTCCTATGGCTGCTGGCGGAGCCAGATCCGGCACTACGCCAGCACCGGACACTGA